The Micromonospora sp. Llam0 genome includes a window with the following:
- a CDS encoding endo-1,4-beta-xylanase: MLLSLTAVAAMLLGAVAVAGPASAASTLGAAAAESGRYFGAATNSFMLNRQPHATVLNREFNSIVAENEMKWYHTEPNQNQFNFTAGDQLIAHARARGMTVRGHTLVWHAQQPQWAQNMSGTALRNAMINHINRVAGHWRGQIHSWDVVNEAFADGGSGGRRDSNLQRTGNDWIEVAFRTARAADPGAKLCYNDYNTDGINAKSTGIYNMVRDFKARGVPIDCVGLQSHLGTSLDPTYQQNIQRFADLGVDVQITELDIQQGGNQANMYGQVTRACLAVARCTGITVWGVLDPDSWRTGANPLLFDGNGNKKPAYDAVLNALNSAGGGDPGTGPVDPNAWYVLVNRNSGKALDVYNLSTEDGARITQWSRNDGNWQQWQFVDSGGGYYRLKSRHSGKVLDVYEWSTANGAAIVQWTDHNGTNQQWRIADSSGYVRLISRHSNKALEVQGASTADGGNIVQYDDWGGANQQWQLVRVG; encoded by the coding sequence ATGTTGCTGTCGTTGACCGCCGTTGCCGCGATGCTCCTCGGCGCGGTCGCGGTGGCCGGCCCGGCCAGCGCGGCGTCGACGTTGGGTGCGGCCGCCGCCGAGAGCGGCCGCTACTTCGGCGCCGCCACCAACTCGTTCATGCTGAACCGGCAACCCCACGCCACCGTCCTCAACCGCGAGTTCAACTCCATCGTGGCCGAGAACGAAATGAAGTGGTACCACACCGAACCCAACCAGAACCAGTTCAACTTCACCGCCGGCGACCAGCTCATCGCCCACGCCCGCGCCCGCGGCATGACCGTCCGCGGCCACACCCTCGTCTGGCACGCCCAACAACCCCAGTGGGCGCAGAACATGTCCGGCACCGCCCTACGCAACGCCATGATCAACCACATCAACCGCGTCGCCGGCCACTGGCGCGGCCAGATCCACTCCTGGGACGTCGTCAACGAGGCATTCGCCGACGGCGGCAGCGGCGGCCGCCGCGACTCCAACCTGCAACGCACCGGCAACGACTGGATCGAGGTCGCCTTCCGCACCGCCCGCGCCGCCGACCCCGGCGCCAAACTCTGCTACAACGACTACAACACCGACGGCATCAACGCCAAGTCCACCGGCATCTACAACATGGTCCGCGACTTCAAGGCCCGCGGCGTACCCATCGACTGCGTCGGCCTGCAGTCCCACCTCGGCACCAGCCTCGACCCCACCTACCAGCAGAACATCCAACGCTTCGCCGACCTCGGCGTCGACGTCCAGATCACCGAACTCGACATCCAGCAGGGCGGAAACCAGGCCAACATGTACGGCCAGGTCACCCGCGCCTGCCTCGCCGTCGCCCGGTGCACCGGCATCACCGTCTGGGGCGTCCTCGACCCCGACTCCTGGCGCACCGGCGCCAACCCGCTGCTGTTCGACGGCAACGGCAACAAGAAACCCGCCTACGACGCCGTACTCAACGCCCTCAACTCCGCTGGCGGCGGCGACCCCGGCACCGGCCCGGTGGACCCGAACGCCTGGTACGTCCTGGTCAACCGCAACAGCGGCAAAGCCCTCGACGTCTACAACCTGTCCACGGAGGATGGCGCCCGGATCACCCAGTGGTCCCGCAACGACGGCAACTGGCAGCAGTGGCAGTTCGTCGACTCCGGCGGCGGCTACTACCGGCTGAAGTCCCGCCACTCCGGCAAGGTCCTCGACGTCTACGAGTGGTCCACCGCCAACGGCGCGGCCATCGTCCAGTGGACCGACCACAACGGCACCAACCAGCAGTGGCGGATCGCCGACTCAAGCGGCTACGTCCGGCTGATCAGCCGGCACAGCAACAAGGCCCTCGAAGTCCAGGGCGCCTCGACCGCCGACGGCGGCAACATCGTCCAGTACGACGACTGGGGCGGCGCCAACCAGCAGTGGCAGCTCGTCCGCGTCGGTTAG
- a CDS encoding FkbM family methyltransferase: MAVSLRRRILDVVDDRVDPRIIAGLGGIALSLRSGSRCVVRYEEDTWIHRYRGGTVVNTELGGLSAEREDEVVRDTFLYGYHPRPGDTVVDIGAGVGTEVRLFSRVVGARGRVLSIEAHPRTFRCLRRTVELNRLSNVTLLECAVVGEAGPVRIDEDALSHIRNGISQEGTGGIEVTGRRLDEILRTCGVDRVDLLKMNIEGAELSVLEGARDVLDMVGNLVVSCHDFKAEGPADAWMRTFAPVKALLRDAGYTITTRPADPRPWIPYYVYASRGGQ; the protein is encoded by the coding sequence ATGGCGGTGAGTCTGCGTCGCCGGATCCTCGACGTGGTCGACGACCGGGTCGACCCCCGGATCATCGCCGGGCTCGGCGGGATCGCGCTGTCGCTGCGGTCGGGCTCACGCTGCGTCGTGCGGTACGAGGAGGACACCTGGATCCACCGGTACCGGGGCGGGACGGTGGTCAACACCGAGCTCGGCGGGCTGTCCGCCGAGCGGGAGGACGAGGTGGTCCGGGACACCTTCCTGTACGGCTACCACCCGCGTCCCGGTGACACCGTCGTCGACATCGGCGCCGGTGTCGGCACCGAGGTCCGGCTGTTCTCCCGGGTGGTCGGCGCGCGGGGCCGGGTGCTCAGCATCGAGGCGCACCCGCGTACCTTCCGCTGCCTGCGCCGCACCGTCGAGCTCAACCGGCTGTCCAACGTGACGCTGCTGGAGTGCGCGGTGGTCGGCGAGGCCGGCCCGGTGCGCATCGACGAGGACGCGCTCAGCCACATCCGCAACGGGATCAGCCAGGAAGGCACCGGCGGGATCGAGGTCACCGGCCGCCGGCTGGACGAGATCCTGCGGACCTGCGGCGTCGACCGGGTCGACCTGCTCAAGATGAACATCGAGGGCGCCGAGTTGAGCGTGCTGGAAGGGGCCCGCGACGTGCTTGACATGGTCGGCAACCTGGTGGTGTCCTGCCACGACTTCAAGGCCGAGGGCCCGGCCGACGCGTGGATGCGCACCTTCGCCCCGGTCAAGGCGCTGCTGCGCGACGCCGGGTACACGATCACCACCCGACCGGCCGACCCCCGGCCGTGGATCCCGTACTACGTGTACGCCTCCCGAGGCGGGCAGTGA
- a CDS encoding lipopolysaccharide biosynthesis protein — MTRDRRSTLALLAGSSAVQMSSNMAAALLAASVLGPHGRGLMVLGVSTAGIVPLLAGLGTGPQLRSAYPAAGGGARRRDLVASYTWWSAAATVSAAVLAVAVSALSAPLIDPALADPRYLLALSVLTCGYVAHTQLPDGWYAAGLFRAGSLWAMATTLGGGLGLLIAVAVAPSVWSLLLGQGAGMLTAATAQVVALRATGLLCFQAPTRRELSRLLGRGCRALGLTLGLALALRLDRYVLGALTGAAAVGVYSVASTLGQVPRMVPNAIGQLVNREAAVASGPLRPVRTVAATVGAVTAVGAVTGLLGWLVIIPLLGPGFAGAGPLLVVLLVAEVAFVPYAVASRALLGAGRMGAVGAFGLAWSAAALVLFLLVVQLWGAVGAAVACVALYAGISASSWLLLTRRAARRQGPDGPRLTDSDDPRSEAADDPRSGAAGDAQPRPAPLSRV, encoded by the coding sequence GTGACCCGCGACCGGCGGTCCACCCTGGCCCTGCTGGCCGGCTCCAGCGCCGTGCAGATGAGCAGCAACATGGCGGCGGCGCTGCTGGCCGCCAGCGTGCTCGGCCCGCACGGTCGCGGGCTGATGGTGCTGGGCGTGTCCACCGCCGGCATCGTCCCGCTGCTCGCCGGCCTCGGCACCGGACCGCAGCTGCGTTCGGCGTATCCAGCGGCGGGTGGCGGCGCCCGGCGACGCGACCTGGTCGCCAGCTACACCTGGTGGTCGGCGGCGGCAACGGTCAGCGCCGCCGTACTCGCCGTCGCGGTGTCGGCGCTGTCCGCGCCGCTGATCGACCCGGCGCTCGCCGACCCCCGCTACCTGCTCGCCCTGTCGGTGCTGACCTGCGGGTACGTCGCACACACCCAGCTACCCGACGGCTGGTACGCGGCCGGCCTGTTCCGGGCCGGCAGCCTCTGGGCGATGGCGACCACCCTCGGCGGCGGGCTCGGCCTGCTCATCGCGGTCGCCGTCGCACCGAGCGTCTGGTCGTTGCTGCTCGGGCAGGGCGCCGGCATGCTGACGGCGGCCACCGCGCAGGTCGTCGCGCTGCGGGCCACCGGGCTGCTCTGCTTCCAGGCCCCGACCCGACGCGAACTGTCCCGGCTGCTCGGTCGGGGCTGCCGCGCACTCGGCCTCACCCTCGGGCTGGCCCTGGCGCTGCGGCTGGACCGCTACGTCCTCGGCGCGCTCACCGGGGCGGCGGCGGTCGGCGTCTACTCGGTGGCGTCCACCCTCGGCCAGGTGCCGAGGATGGTGCCGAACGCCATCGGCCAGCTCGTCAACCGGGAGGCCGCGGTGGCGTCCGGACCGTTGCGCCCGGTCCGCACGGTCGCGGCGACCGTCGGCGCGGTGACCGCCGTCGGCGCGGTGACCGGGCTGCTGGGCTGGCTGGTGATCATCCCGCTGCTCGGCCCCGGGTTCGCCGGCGCCGGACCACTGCTGGTGGTGCTGCTGGTCGCCGAGGTCGCGTTCGTGCCGTACGCGGTGGCGAGCCGGGCCCTGCTCGGTGCCGGGCGGATGGGCGCGGTCGGTGCGTTCGGCCTGGCCTGGAGCGCGGCGGCGCTGGTGCTGTTCCTGCTGGTCGTCCAACTGTGGGGCGCGGTGGGCGCGGCGGTCGCCTGCGTCGCGCTGTACGCCGGCATCTCGGCGTCGTCCTGGCTGCTGCTGACCCGCCGGGCCGCCCGCCGGCAGGGACCGGACGGACCCCGCCTCACGGACTCCGACGACCCGCGCTCCGAGGCAGCCGACGACCCGCGCTCCGGGGCAGCCGGTGACGCCCAACCGCGACCGGCCCCGCTCAGCCGGGTGTGA
- a CDS encoding DegT/DnrJ/EryC1/StrS aminotransferase family protein → MLPYGRPCLDESDAEAVAAAVRTEWLTAGPTVRRFESELGGYLGGVGCVSVSSGTTALHSAYGAVGLRPGDEVVTTPLTFVATAATAALHGARVVFADVEEATGNLDPAAVQAAVTSRTRVVTAVDYAGHPAEYGQLRKVAADAGALLFDDAAHAIGSTYRGVPVGALADLTTFSFFPTKNLTTGEGGAVTGTDPDLLDRVRRFANHGMVRDPQQLRYRDEGGWHQEVHSFGLNYRLSDVLCGLGLNQLTRLPRFKADRARLAARYHELLADLPGLRLPERRPWVDPVWHLYPVRVLAGRRREVYDRMRAAGIGVQVNYLPVYRHPVFADLGYRQGQCPTAEAYYAEELSLPIHPDLRDVDQDRVVDALRTILG, encoded by the coding sequence ATGCTTCCCTACGGGCGTCCCTGTCTGGACGAGTCCGACGCCGAAGCGGTCGCCGCCGCCGTACGCACCGAGTGGCTGACCGCCGGCCCGACCGTACGCCGGTTCGAGAGCGAGCTGGGCGGCTACCTCGGCGGGGTCGGCTGCGTCAGCGTCAGCTCCGGCACCACCGCGCTGCACTCCGCGTACGGTGCCGTCGGCCTGCGCCCCGGCGACGAGGTGGTCACCACGCCGTTGACCTTCGTGGCGACGGCGGCGACCGCCGCGCTGCACGGTGCCCGGGTGGTCTTCGCCGACGTCGAGGAGGCGACCGGCAACCTGGACCCGGCCGCCGTACAGGCCGCGGTGACCTCCCGGACCCGGGTGGTCACCGCCGTCGACTACGCCGGCCACCCCGCCGAGTACGGGCAGCTGCGCAAGGTCGCCGCCGACGCGGGAGCGCTGCTGTTCGACGACGCGGCGCACGCGATCGGGTCGACGTACCGGGGCGTGCCGGTCGGCGCGCTCGCCGACCTGACGACCTTCTCGTTCTTCCCGACCAAGAACCTCACCACCGGCGAGGGCGGCGCGGTGACCGGCACCGACCCGGACCTGCTGGACCGGGTACGCCGGTTCGCCAACCACGGCATGGTCCGCGACCCGCAGCAGCTGCGGTACCGCGACGAAGGCGGCTGGCACCAGGAGGTGCACAGCTTCGGCCTCAACTACCGGCTCTCCGACGTGCTCTGCGGGCTCGGGCTCAACCAGCTGACCCGGCTGCCCCGGTTCAAGGCCGACCGGGCCCGGCTGGCGGCCCGCTACCACGAACTGCTCGCCGATCTGCCGGGTCTGCGGCTGCCCGAACGGCGGCCCTGGGTCGACCCGGTCTGGCATCTCTACCCGGTACGCGTACTCGCTGGCCGCCGACGTGAGGTCTACGACCGGATGCGGGCGGCGGGCATCGGCGTCCAGGTCAACTACCTGCCGGTCTACCGGCATCCGGTGTTCGCCGACCTCGGTTACCGGCAGGGACAGTGCCCGACGGCAGAGGCGTACTACGCCGAGGAGCTGTCCCTGCCGATCCATCCGGACCTGCGCGACGTCGACCAGGACCGGGTGGTCGACGCCCTGCGGACGATCCTGGGCTGA
- a CDS encoding glycosyltransferase, with translation MRVVVTIEARFDRTPDGAIWARTGQDHQFWSGYLTAFDEVRVVARVRDAAEPAAEAKRVDGPGVEVWPVPYYLGPYRYLAQRPAIGRAVRDCAGPQDAVILRAPSPIGTILATARDRRRLPYAMEVVGDPYDLFAPGVVDHPLRPVLRRLYVDRLRRQCRRAAGAAYVTDRFLQSRYPTSAGAVSVAVSDVDLTPAAYVDTARTIGRTGSVAPTRQPATLISVGSLEQRYKGIDTLIAALASLTADGRAVRLVHVGDGRHRAELADLARRYGVADRVVFTGALPGGDAVRRQLDAADLFVMPSRTEGLPRALIEAMARALPAIGSPVGGIPELLPPGFLVPPDDPGRWAGAVAALLDRPELMAAASARNLARARDFSAEVLTVRRTGYYQAVAEATAERAGGRAGEHTGGRAGGRPDGPSRATQRSYA, from the coding sequence ATGCGAGTGGTGGTGACCATCGAGGCGCGGTTCGACCGTACCCCGGACGGCGCGATCTGGGCCCGGACCGGGCAGGACCACCAGTTCTGGAGCGGGTACCTGACGGCGTTCGACGAGGTCCGGGTCGTCGCCCGGGTACGTGACGCGGCCGAGCCGGCCGCCGAGGCGAAACGGGTCGACGGCCCCGGCGTCGAGGTCTGGCCGGTGCCGTACTACCTCGGGCCGTACCGCTACCTCGCCCAGCGGCCGGCAATCGGCCGGGCCGTGCGCGACTGCGCAGGCCCGCAGGACGCGGTGATCCTGCGGGCGCCGTCGCCGATCGGCACGATCCTGGCCACCGCCCGGGACCGCCGTCGCCTGCCGTACGCGATGGAAGTGGTCGGTGATCCGTACGACCTGTTCGCCCCGGGCGTGGTGGACCACCCGCTGCGGCCCGTCCTGCGGCGGCTGTACGTCGACCGGCTGCGCCGGCAGTGCCGCCGCGCCGCCGGCGCCGCCTACGTCACCGACCGTTTCCTGCAGTCCAGGTACCCGACCTCGGCGGGCGCGGTGAGCGTCGCGGTGTCCGATGTCGACCTCACTCCGGCCGCGTACGTCGACACCGCCCGCACCATCGGACGGACCGGGAGCGTCGCACCGACCCGGCAGCCGGCCACCCTGATCTCGGTCGGCTCGCTCGAACAGCGGTACAAGGGCATCGACACCCTCATCGCCGCGCTCGCCAGCCTGACCGCCGACGGCCGGGCGGTCCGGCTGGTCCACGTCGGCGACGGACGGCACCGCGCCGAGCTGGCCGACCTCGCCCGCCGGTACGGCGTCGCCGACCGGGTCGTTTTCACCGGTGCGCTGCCCGGCGGCGACGCTGTCCGCCGTCAACTCGACGCCGCCGACCTGTTCGTCATGCCGTCGCGCACCGAAGGGCTGCCCCGCGCGCTGATCGAAGCGATGGCCCGGGCACTGCCCGCGATCGGTTCACCTGTCGGCGGCATCCCCGAGCTGCTGCCACCCGGGTTCCTGGTCCCGCCGGACGACCCGGGCCGGTGGGCCGGTGCCGTCGCGGCGCTGCTGGACCGCCCGGAGCTGATGGCCGCCGCGTCGGCCCGCAACCTCGCCCGGGCCAGGGACTTCTCAGCCGAGGTGCTCACCGTCCGGCGGACCGGCTACTACCAGGCCGTCGCCGAGGCGACCGCCGAGCGCGCCGGAGGACGCGCCGGAGAACACACCGGTGGTCGCGCCGGTGGTCGCCCCGATGGGCCCAGCCGAGCCACCCAGAGGAGCTACGCGTGA
- a CDS encoding glycosyltransferase family 4 protein — MTQPAATSVTFATSTAEAPRHGPPPPAGRPVHVVHVIGTLDRGGAETLSLDMCRAVPTTEVRQTFITMGGRDGSLAPQFRAAGAAVVQVPQRPAVTFPLRLRRCLRWRRPDVVVSHISLFSAVVLAVAAAMGVPVRIARMWSEGDGRRDTVARRLLRAVLRRLLHVVATDIVAVSDAAMAYAGRRVGMPGCRILYNSVDATRVVGSDRAAARQRWGIPPDAMVIGYIGRAAPEKNRPFLVDVHRAVQARAEAPAGTTSPVGAPPPAGAASPATRLLIVGPCGVDDVVSAHPDVPDDPTVILGGEVDEIAPVLAAADVFVLPSHWEGLPGVVLEALAAGLPVVATDLPCLREASRYVDGLTLVDLSAGPHRWAEAVLRGARTGPAGRDRIRESFATSPFQTRHAAAQWRSLWRAEAR, encoded by the coding sequence GTGACCCAGCCAGCCGCGACCTCCGTCACCTTCGCCACCTCCACCGCCGAGGCACCCCGGCACGGCCCGCCCCCGCCGGCCGGCAGACCCGTGCACGTCGTTCACGTCATCGGCACGCTCGACCGCGGCGGCGCGGAGACGCTCTCGCTCGACATGTGCCGGGCCGTCCCGACCACCGAGGTACGGCAGACGTTCATCACCATGGGCGGGCGGGACGGCAGCCTGGCACCGCAGTTCCGGGCCGCCGGGGCGGCGGTCGTCCAGGTCCCGCAGCGCCCGGCCGTCACCTTCCCGCTGCGGCTGCGGCGCTGCCTGCGCTGGCGGCGGCCCGACGTCGTCGTGTCGCACATCAGCCTGTTCAGCGCGGTGGTGCTGGCGGTGGCCGCCGCGATGGGCGTGCCGGTGCGCATCGCCCGGATGTGGAGCGAAGGGGACGGCCGCCGTGACACCGTCGCCCGCCGGCTGCTGCGCGCCGTCCTGCGCCGGCTGCTGCACGTGGTCGCCACCGACATCGTCGCGGTCAGCGACGCGGCGATGGCGTACGCCGGCCGCCGCGTCGGCATGCCCGGCTGCCGGATCCTCTACAACAGCGTCGACGCGACCCGGGTCGTCGGCAGCGACCGGGCAGCGGCCCGCCAGCGGTGGGGCATCCCACCCGACGCCATGGTCATCGGCTACATCGGCCGGGCCGCGCCGGAGAAGAACCGGCCCTTCCTGGTCGACGTGCACCGTGCGGTCCAGGCTCGGGCCGAAGCCCCGGCGGGTACGACGTCGCCGGTCGGTGCGCCCCCGCCGGCGGGGGCGGCGTCGCCGGCCACCCGGCTGCTCATCGTCGGTCCGTGCGGGGTCGACGACGTGGTGTCGGCCCACCCGGATGTGCCGGACGACCCGACGGTCATCCTCGGCGGGGAAGTGGACGAGATCGCCCCGGTGCTCGCCGCCGCCGACGTCTTCGTCCTGCCCTCCCACTGGGAAGGGCTGCCCGGCGTGGTACTCGAAGCGCTCGCCGCCGGGCTGCCCGTCGTCGCCACCGACCTGCCCTGCCTGCGCGAGGCGTCCCGGTACGTCGACGGCCTCACTCTCGTCGACCTCAGCGCCGGCCCGCACCGGTGGGCCGAGGCGGTGCTGCGCGGCGCCCGGACCGGGCCGGCCGGCCGGGACCGGATCCGGGAGAGCTTCGCGACCTCACCGTTCCAGACCCGGCACGCCGCGGCACAGTGGCGGTCGCTGTGGCGGGCCGAGGCGCGGTGA
- a CDS encoding tautomerase family protein, whose product MPYANLKVPADTLTPESKKKLQDAVTDAFADVYGERARPNTLVILEEVTDGGWSLGGTILNADLLGRS is encoded by the coding sequence ATGCCGTACGCCAACCTGAAGGTCCCCGCCGACACGCTGACACCGGAGTCGAAGAAGAAGCTGCAGGACGCGGTCACCGACGCGTTCGCGGACGTGTACGGCGAACGCGCCCGGCCGAACACGCTGGTGATCCTCGAAGAAGTCACCGACGGTGGTTGGAGCCTGGGCGGCACCATCCTCAACGCCGACCTGCTCGGCCGCAGCTGA
- a CDS encoding sulfotransferase, translated as MRLFYIGGIGRSGSTLVERVLNELPGVCGLGEVAQVWDNGVRDNRLCGCGAAFRDCPLWSRIGEYAFGGWDNVDLDRIARLRAVVGRTRHIGLLAVPWLGERRRARVIEYVDYHARVYAAAAEVTGARVVVDSSKDTALAYCLRWAGPADLRILHLVRDPRGVAYSWTRRVHDPESGTDVAVPRFPAARCALTWSGHNAAYDLLGRLGRRRRGAVDGRLVHRMRYEEFLADPLGAAGTLSRLAGLPQTGVDLSYLSGAEVELGELHSVSGNRMRFTTGRLTLRVDDAWRTSLPVAARRTLTGLCAPLLRRYGYHRPLPPEPSAPETEAVGSEAHHRLKV; from the coding sequence ATGCGGCTGTTCTACATCGGCGGGATCGGCCGCAGCGGCAGCACCCTGGTCGAGCGGGTGCTCAACGAGCTGCCCGGAGTGTGCGGGCTGGGCGAGGTCGCACAGGTCTGGGACAACGGGGTACGGGACAACCGGCTGTGCGGGTGCGGCGCGGCGTTCCGGGACTGCCCGCTGTGGAGCAGGATCGGCGAGTACGCCTTCGGTGGCTGGGACAACGTCGACCTCGACCGGATCGCCCGGCTGCGCGCCGTCGTCGGCCGGACCCGGCACATCGGGCTGCTCGCCGTCCCGTGGCTCGGCGAACGGCGTCGGGCCCGGGTGATCGAGTACGTCGACTACCACGCGCGCGTCTACGCCGCGGCGGCGGAGGTGACCGGGGCCCGGGTCGTCGTCGACTCGTCCAAGGACACCGCGTTGGCGTACTGCCTGCGCTGGGCCGGACCGGCCGACCTGCGGATCCTGCATTTGGTGCGGGACCCGAGGGGAGTGGCGTACTCCTGGACCCGACGGGTGCACGACCCGGAGTCCGGCACCGACGTCGCGGTGCCGCGGTTCCCGGCGGCCCGGTGCGCGCTGACCTGGAGTGGGCACAACGCCGCGTACGACCTGCTGGGTCGGCTGGGCCGGCGGCGGCGCGGCGCGGTTGACGGGCGGCTGGTGCACCGGATGCGGTACGAGGAGTTCCTCGCCGATCCGCTGGGTGCGGCCGGGACGCTGAGCCGGCTCGCCGGTCTGCCGCAGACCGGGGTGGATCTGTCCTACCTGTCCGGCGCGGAGGTGGAGCTGGGCGAGTTGCACAGCGTCTCCGGCAACCGGATGCGGTTCACCACCGGCCGCCTGACGTTGCGGGTCGACGATGCCTGGCGCACCAGCCTGCCGGTCGCCGCCCGCCGGACCCTCACCGGACTGTGTGCGCCGCTGCTGCGCCGGTACGGCTACCACCGCCCACTGCCGCCTGAGCCGTCAGCGCCAGAGACCGAGGCGGTCGGATCCGAGGCACATCACCGACTGAAAGTGTAG
- a CDS encoding helix-turn-helix transcriptional regulator — translation MDRTGLADFLRRRRAALRPADVGLMSGPRRRTPGLRREEVAALTGMSVDYYVRLEQRRGPQPSEQMLAALARTLRLTAEERDHLYRLAGHNVPRRTPEDGHVAPALLRVLDRMADTPALILSSLSEVLVANRLAVSIFGDPATRTGLARSDVYRWFTDPTARSVYPAEDHDRQGRSLVAALRAAYGAAGPRSRAGELVRALLAGSHEFRDLWQRHEVARRFADHKTLVHPEVGDIEVDCQALFTEDQGQALLVLTPRPGSEAEEKIRLLAVLGHQDFAGTVR, via the coding sequence ATGGACCGTACCGGCCTGGCCGACTTTCTCCGCCGCCGTCGTGCCGCGCTGCGTCCCGCCGATGTCGGCCTGATGTCGGGCCCTCGTCGCCGTACCCCCGGGTTGCGGCGCGAGGAGGTGGCGGCACTGACCGGGATGTCGGTCGACTACTACGTACGGCTGGAGCAGCGACGCGGGCCGCAGCCGTCGGAGCAGATGCTCGCCGCGCTCGCCCGTACGCTGCGGCTGACCGCCGAGGAGCGCGACCACCTGTACCGGTTGGCCGGGCACAACGTGCCGCGTCGCACGCCTGAGGACGGGCATGTCGCGCCGGCCCTGCTGCGGGTGCTGGACCGGATGGCGGACACTCCGGCGCTGATCCTGTCGTCGCTGAGCGAGGTGCTGGTGGCGAACCGCCTGGCGGTGTCGATCTTCGGTGATCCGGCGACCCGCACCGGGCTGGCCCGCAGTGACGTCTACCGCTGGTTCACCGACCCGACCGCCCGGTCGGTGTATCCGGCGGAGGATCACGACCGGCAGGGCCGGAGCCTGGTCGCTGCGTTGCGGGCGGCGTACGGCGCGGCGGGTCCCCGGTCACGCGCCGGCGAGTTGGTGCGGGCGCTGCTGGCCGGGTCGCACGAGTTCCGTGACCTGTGGCAGCGGCACGAGGTGGCCCGCCGGTTCGCCGACCACAAGACGCTGGTGCATCCCGAGGTCGGCGACATCGAGGTGGACTGTCAGGCGCTGTTCACCGAGGACCAGGGGCAGGCATTGCTGGTGTTGACGCCCCGGCCGGGCAGCGAGGCCGAGGAGAAGATCCGGCTGCTCGCGGTGCTCGGCCATCAGGACTTCGCCGGTACGGTCCGGTAG
- a CDS encoding SDR family oxidoreductase — MNPSGNTIFVPGGTSGIGLALAERLKTTGNTVIIGGRRADLLDRLAAEHGFGTVRIDVTDPASIAQAAATVVDRYPELNVLVAMAGIMRREDWTDPAFLADAEEIVTTNLLGPIRLIAAFTGHLQTRPDATIMTVSSGLAHVPLRVTPTYNATKAAIHLLSETLRLQLAPTGVQVTELVPPAVRTGLLPGQETSEFAMPLDEYADEVMALIKADQHADEILVDRVKFLRYAETRGDYDQVVATLNAADPHAR; from the coding sequence ATGAACCCATCCGGAAACACCATCTTCGTGCCAGGTGGCACATCCGGCATCGGACTCGCCCTGGCCGAGCGGCTGAAGACCACCGGAAACACCGTGATCATCGGCGGCCGCCGCGCCGACCTGCTCGACCGGCTCGCCGCCGAGCACGGCTTCGGCACCGTACGCATCGACGTCACCGACCCGGCGTCCATCGCGCAGGCCGCCGCCACCGTCGTCGACCGCTACCCGGAGCTGAACGTCCTGGTCGCGATGGCCGGCATCATGCGGCGCGAAGACTGGACGGACCCGGCCTTCCTCGCCGACGCCGAGGAGATCGTCACCACCAACCTGCTCGGCCCGATCCGGCTGATCGCCGCCTTCACCGGGCACCTGCAGACCAGGCCCGATGCCACGATCATGACGGTCTCCTCCGGCCTGGCACACGTCCCACTGCGCGTCACCCCGACCTACAACGCCACCAAGGCCGCGATTCACCTGCTCAGCGAAACGCTGCGCCTGCAGCTGGCACCGACCGGCGTACAGGTGACGGAGTTGGTCCCGCCCGCCGTGCGGACCGGGTTGCTGCCAGGCCAGGAGACATCGGAGTTCGCGATGCCGCTCGACGAGTACGCCGACGAGGTGATGGCCCTGATCAAGGCCGACCAGCACGCCGACGAGATCCTCGTCGACCGGGTGAAGTTCCTCCGGTACGCCGAGACGCGCGGCGACTACGACCAGGTCGTGGCCACCCTCAACGCCGCCGACCCGCACGCCCGCTGA